One part of the Bacteroidia bacterium genome encodes these proteins:
- a CDS encoding beta-ketoacyl-ACP reductase: protein MDILKGQVAIVTGGARGIGEGISKLFAAEGAQVVIWDVLEDGEETAEKLRAAGGQAIFQKVSVTDRDQIAQAVEQVKAQFGRIDILINNAGIVRDKSFLKMSQEEWDLVIDVNLNGVFNCTKAVLPHMVEAGYGRVVSASSINGIVGAFGQTNYAATKAAIIAFTKSLAKEVGKTGVTVNAVAPGFVKTDMTATIPEEMLRGIEKTIPVRRSGTTEELAHAYLYLASPHSGFTNGHTMSVNGGSF from the coding sequence ATGGACATATTAAAAGGACAAGTTGCTATCGTCACCGGAGGTGCGCGCGGAATCGGCGAAGGGATCTCAAAATTATTTGCAGCGGAAGGCGCCCAGGTGGTGATTTGGGATGTATTGGAGGATGGAGAGGAAACGGCTGAGAAACTACGCGCAGCAGGTGGTCAGGCTATATTTCAAAAAGTTAGTGTTACGGATCGGGATCAAATCGCCCAGGCGGTAGAGCAGGTCAAAGCTCAATTTGGCAGAATTGACATACTCATCAATAATGCAGGAATTGTACGAGATAAGTCTTTCCTCAAAATGAGTCAGGAAGAATGGGATTTGGTAATTGATGTTAATCTCAATGGTGTATTCAATTGTACCAAAGCGGTGCTTCCCCACATGGTTGAGGCTGGCTATGGACGTGTAGTATCAGCCAGTTCTATCAATGGAATTGTAGGTGCTTTCGGACAGACCAATTATGCTGCCACCAAAGCTGCTATCATTGCCTTTACTAAATCACTGGCGAAAGAAGTCGGAAAAACAGGGGTTACGGTTAATGCAGTTGCTCCTGGTTTTGTAAAAACGGATATGACCGCAACCATTCCTGAAGAAATGCTGAGAGGAATCGAAAAAACCATTCCGGTTAGACGTTCGGGAACTACCGAAGAATTGGCACATGCCTATCTCTATCTGGCATCTCCCCACTCTGGTTTTACCAATGGACATACCATGAGTGTGAACGGAGGTTCTTTCTAA
- a CDS encoding ABC transporter ATP-binding protein — MKSKPYQSMSDVSRLPRQAFKFSLFVSRKYARYAIPALIAVLVGMTLGISNTYVMKELVDALDMKDEAMWNYALIYVGIFAISTICWRSSGFLGMHWHTNTRSESANVLYDYLSKHSSNYFSDRFAGSLATKVTNAANGVNHMLGKVLWDFLPTTLRLILSIGIAWLAKPILAVILGIWAVCFILINAFLVKKKAFLSKNSAEAYTRLKGQMVDILTNIRVVHQFARRPQEVVRVGAYVQNFKDKVIKSWTYSEFVLIFNNTLQVFLMATMMFLSLKLLQDGTLTIGEVVMMIQLSWGILDALLFIGNSMNHMMESYGEVQEALDIILHEHELVDQSDAAPLDVAHGAIKLENVSFSYELGRPIFENFNLEIPAGQKVGLVGESGAGKSTLTQLLLRMYDVQKGGIYIDGQDISMHSMESLRKAISFVPQMSHLFHRSIRDNISYGDPESEEAEIQHAAQGARAHEFIKDLSEGYETLVGERGVKLSGGQAQRVSIARSMLKNAPILILDEATSSLDSESERMVQEALLELITDKTVIAIAHRLSTLLAMDRILVMENGRIVEDGTHHELLELGGTYARLWKHQVGGFLIKA, encoded by the coding sequence ATGAAATCGAAACCTTACCAATCTATGTCTGATGTGTCGCGGTTGCCCCGTCAGGCATTTAAATTTAGTCTATTTGTCAGCCGCAAATATGCCCGATATGCGATTCCGGCTTTGATTGCCGTCCTAGTGGGTATGACCCTGGGTATCTCAAATACCTATGTGATGAAGGAATTGGTGGATGCCCTGGATATGAAAGATGAGGCCATGTGGAACTATGCCCTGATTTATGTGGGGATTTTCGCGATCTCTACAATCTGCTGGCGTAGTAGTGGTTTTCTCGGTATGCACTGGCATACAAACACACGCTCCGAAAGTGCCAATGTTTTGTATGATTACCTGAGCAAGCACAGTAGCAATTATTTTTCAGATCGCTTTGCCGGTTCTCTTGCAACCAAGGTTACCAATGCAGCAAACGGAGTCAACCACATGCTGGGTAAAGTGCTTTGGGATTTTCTCCCGACCACTTTACGACTCATACTTTCCATTGGTATTGCCTGGTTAGCGAAACCTATACTGGCCGTTATTCTGGGAATATGGGCTGTATGTTTCATCCTTATCAATGCCTTTCTGGTAAAGAAGAAAGCATTTCTTTCCAAGAACTCAGCTGAGGCTTATACCAGACTGAAAGGACAAATGGTGGATATTCTGACCAACATACGAGTGGTTCATCAGTTTGCCCGTCGACCTCAGGAAGTGGTTCGAGTGGGAGCTTATGTCCAAAACTTCAAAGATAAGGTGATCAAAAGCTGGACCTATTCGGAGTTTGTACTGATTTTCAACAACACGCTTCAGGTATTTTTGATGGCTACCATGATGTTCCTCTCTCTGAAACTTCTTCAGGATGGAACCCTTACCATCGGAGAGGTAGTCATGATGATTCAGCTGAGTTGGGGAATCCTGGATGCCTTGCTTTTCATCGGTAATAGTATGAACCATATGATGGAAAGCTATGGGGAAGTACAGGAAGCCCTGGATATCATCCTGCATGAGCATGAACTGGTAGATCAGTCCGATGCTGCTCCTTTGGATGTTGCACATGGAGCTATCAAATTGGAAAATGTCTCATTCTCCTATGAATTGGGTCGTCCAATTTTTGAAAACTTCAATCTGGAGATACCTGCAGGTCAAAAAGTGGGTCTTGTAGGGGAAAGTGGTGCTGGTAAGAGTACCCTTACCCAACTTCTTCTTCGGATGTATGACGTCCAGAAAGGAGGAATCTACATTGATGGTCAGGACATTTCTATGCATAGCATGGAAAGCTTGCGGAAAGCGATAAGCTTTGTACCGCAGATGTCTCATCTTTTCCATCGGAGCATCCGGGATAACATCAGTTATGGTGATCCGGAAAGCGAAGAGGCAGAAATCCAGCATGCAGCTCAGGGCGCTCGCGCACATGAGTTTATCAAGGATCTGTCTGAGGGCTATGAAACCCTGGTAGGTGAGCGAGGAGTGAAATTGAGTGGTGGGCAGGCACAACGTGTCAGCATTGCCCGATCCATGCTCAAGAACGCTCCTATCCTGATACTCGATGAAGCTACCAGTTCTTTGGATAGCGAAAGCGAGCGAATGGTTCAGGAAGCACTCCTCGAATTGATCACAGACAAAACAGTAATCGCAATTGCGCACCGTTTGTCTACTCTCCTGGCTATGGATCGAATCCTCGTTATGGAAAATGGTCGAATCGTCGAGGATGGTACCCATCATGAACTTCTCGAATTGGGCGGAACCTATGCCCGACTCTGGAAACATCAGGTGGGCGGCTTTTTGATCAAAGCTTAA
- a CDS encoding sulfatase, which produces MKWLNLLLILPFLAAFSCLEKVEEAAAKPNVLFIAVDDLRPELGAYGKSYVKSPHIDRLAKDGLLFRNHFVNMPTCGASRYSLLSGKWPRSLTGLRNTAIQELIASKKEGPEPESFVHQFRKNDYYTVGIGKITHYVDGKIMPQNKKEVKGWELPNSWDEMLLDVGKWGSSWGVFFGYADGSNRNDKEKEVKPYEAADVEDEGYPDGLTANLAIRKLRELKDKKQPFFLGVGFFKPHLPFNAPKKYWDLYEPNEIPLSPNPGIPENIHLSSLHESGEFNQYKLGEEKNSLEKPLSDQYARKLRHAYLACVSYTDALIGKVLHALEEEGLADNTIVVLWGDHGWHLGDQRVWGKHTLFDRALKSPLIIRLPGGKQGGKEFDQVVSTTDIYPTLMDLCGLESPKGLDGRELATLWTDEQPQWESHAWSYFRKGISLRTDRYRISKYFREQEPQIELYDHEADPYEQVNIAAENAVRVDSLLQLLEKGNTGLYD; this is translated from the coding sequence ATGAAATGGCTTAACCTACTACTCATCCTCCCTTTTTTAGCTGCTTTTAGTTGTTTGGAAAAAGTGGAGGAAGCAGCTGCAAAACCCAATGTACTTTTTATTGCAGTAGATGACCTTCGACCGGAATTGGGAGCTTATGGGAAGTCCTATGTCAAATCTCCCCATATAGATAGACTTGCAAAAGATGGCCTATTGTTCAGAAATCATTTTGTGAATATGCCGACCTGCGGAGCCTCCCGCTATAGCTTGCTCTCCGGGAAATGGCCAAGAAGTCTGACGGGCTTACGCAATACGGCTATACAGGAATTGATTGCTAGCAAGAAAGAAGGTCCGGAGCCGGAATCTTTTGTTCATCAGTTTAGGAAAAATGATTATTACACAGTCGGCATAGGAAAGATTACCCACTATGTGGATGGGAAAATCATGCCGCAAAACAAAAAGGAAGTAAAAGGATGGGAATTGCCCAATAGCTGGGATGAGATGTTGCTGGATGTTGGGAAATGGGGATCGAGTTGGGGGGTGTTTTTTGGCTATGCAGATGGAAGCAATCGAAATGACAAGGAGAAAGAAGTAAAGCCCTATGAAGCAGCTGATGTGGAGGATGAGGGCTATCCAGATGGTTTGACTGCAAACTTGGCCATCAGAAAGCTCCGGGAGTTGAAGGATAAAAAGCAACCTTTCTTTCTGGGAGTAGGTTTCTTTAAACCTCACTTGCCCTTCAATGCTCCGAAAAAATACTGGGATCTTTATGAGCCGAATGAGATTCCGTTAAGTCCCAATCCCGGGATTCCTGAAAATATCCATTTGTCCAGTTTGCATGAGAGTGGAGAATTTAACCAATACAAACTGGGGGAAGAGAAGAATTCTTTGGAAAAGCCTCTTTCAGATCAGTATGCCCGCAAACTTCGCCATGCCTATCTTGCTTGTGTGAGTTATACGGATGCGCTGATAGGGAAAGTCCTGCATGCATTGGAAGAGGAAGGTCTTGCTGATAATACCATCGTTGTACTTTGGGGAGATCATGGTTGGCATTTGGGAGATCAGCGTGTTTGGGGAAAGCATACCTTGTTTGACCGTGCCTTGAAAAGTCCATTGATTATTCGTTTGCCAGGGGGAAAGCAAGGTGGGAAGGAATTCGATCAGGTGGTGAGTACCACCGATATTTATCCGACTTTGATGGATTTGTGTGGGTTGGAAAGCCCCAAGGGATTGGATGGCAGAGAATTGGCAACTTTGTGGACAGATGAACAGCCCCAATGGGAGAGTCATGCCTGGTCCTATTTTCGAAAAGGAATTAGCCTGAGGACGGATCGATACAGAATTAGTAAATACTTTCGGGAGCAGGAACCTCAAATCGAATTATATGATCATGAAGCTGATCCTTATGAACAAGTGAATATAGCAGCTGAAAACGCTGTACGGGTCGATAGTTTATTGCAGCTTTTGGAGAAAGGGAATACGGGCTTGTATGATTAG
- a CDS encoding aldo/keto reductase, which produces MQYRTLGKTGLEVSMISLGGSALGGVFQKINEVKAIQTVFTALDNGINLIDTAPAYGDTRAEKVLGKALQKIPRDQYYLSTKTGKYSNTDFDYSYKRIIKEVEESFKRLHVDYVDILHLHDFEFQNGIHKEQALNEGYKALVDLKKQGKTRNIGIGIYPVDWCKEIIESHELDAMICHNHHTLNDDRILGILPTIKKKNIGFINAAPMAMGLLTKRGPADWHPIEQEDFDFFQEAVEFCLKEGSKIERLAIQFAVSNPDIPTTLVSTPLPEQIIENIQWASEEPDWDLVDAVKEIIEPVLNKDWIVG; this is translated from the coding sequence ATGCAATACAGAACGCTAGGTAAAACAGGACTTGAGGTTTCCATGATTAGTTTGGGAGGCTCAGCGCTTGGAGGAGTATTTCAGAAGATAAATGAGGTAAAGGCCATACAAACCGTATTCACGGCTTTAGATAATGGGATCAATCTCATAGACACAGCCCCTGCATATGGAGACACCCGCGCAGAAAAAGTTCTGGGAAAAGCCTTGCAAAAAATTCCCCGGGATCAATACTACCTTTCGACAAAAACCGGAAAATACAGCAATACAGATTTTGACTATTCTTATAAGCGCATCATCAAGGAGGTTGAGGAAAGCTTCAAGCGTTTACATGTTGATTATGTTGATATCCTGCACCTGCATGATTTCGAATTCCAAAACGGGATTCACAAAGAGCAGGCTTTGAATGAAGGCTATAAAGCCCTGGTAGATTTGAAGAAACAGGGGAAAACCAGAAATATAGGGATTGGCATTTATCCGGTTGACTGGTGTAAAGAGATCATCGAAAGCCATGAACTGGATGCTATGATTTGCCACAATCATCATACCCTGAATGATGATCGCATCCTGGGTATTTTACCGACGATAAAGAAAAAGAACATTGGCTTTATAAATGCAGCCCCTATGGCTATGGGTTTGCTTACGAAAAGAGGCCCTGCTGACTGGCATCCAATCGAGCAAGAAGATTTTGATTTCTTTCAGGAAGCTGTTGAATTTTGCCTCAAGGAAGGCAGCAAAATCGAGCGTCTGGCGATTCAGTTTGCTGTAAGTAATCCCGATATTCCTACGACTCTGGTGAGTACTCCTTTACCCGAACAAATCATCGAGAACATCCAATGGGCATCAGAAGAGCCCGACTGGGATTTGGTAGATGCAGTCAAAGAGATCATCGAACCCGTTTTAAACAAAGACTGGATTGTAGGATGA
- a CDS encoding HEAT repeat domain-containing protein produces the protein MKTTTLSLLGICLIFLVSCQSGQLPGQKISSDAPQELQTKFVEQTIGIDVDLYAFSWKNSAEISQQKAYQIIVASDKAKLAAGIGDLWDSGKRASSQHEDIIYRGQELAQGKEYFWKVKVWDQANTSLGYSQAASFTSASSGKENRIILLGGSLVSRMEKYAFFETALNAEYPYQNLVFRNLGWPGDDVEGTARSEFGSAHNTKSWKPPTSEQGFGYAEMKNQVIEANPSTVIFAYGAEMAFKDASDDFDAFKRNYRNLLRVIDSLGAKLILLSPNPHEAFAHTEKEIEKRNERLAKARDFIQEEARKANYPFIDLFAYFNKRQMGGSFTENGIHLSESAYADMAMLMLQNLGINAQESFQLEMDEQGKVQASSGLSINDFTPTATGYRFDIKSDKLSPYANLKVDREHLVKVDGEVVRERELDERLFIKPQKAQWEKLRSTIIEKNRLQRLRLNPLNKAYIFLFRRHEMGHLSKEMEDFDRLVQEQEELITRLKIPQEHRLEVEILEAWKSPQEYKEYYVPKEVPMPDVSEELAAFTIPEGFEINLFAKDPWIVNPINLNWDNQGRAWVASSSTYPQIFPGREPNDRIVILEDTDQDGVADKHTVFAEGLVVPHSVMPVKGGAYLCNTSEVWFYADKDGDDVADEKRLVYSGFGIADMHHTIHGFRWAPWGDLYFTQSIYINSFIETAFGSRRLNGSGIWEFRPETERLEVFSTGMVNPWGQAFDQWGQAFGTDGAGGSGPHYLFPGAAHNTAVGAARVLPGLIPGKPKNTAAEVVYSEQMPEGWQGSLLANDYRANRTVRYQLTESGSGYSAEEVETVIHSSHRSYRPVDIKTGPDGAIYIIDWYNPIIAHGEVDFHHPMRDKSHGRIWRLTRKGNSSKPFPQIKGVGVAHLLDSLKSNSQLTRLMANRELVEQGLRADKLMFWVMRQDKKHPRYEHHLLEALWLHAAINVPHKKLIDRLLDAKDHHIRAAATRMLGHWKEEIEGMDLLAKVIRDEHPQVRLEAVHVLREMGNFAAVEMAMQAVDLPMDENLDFALWNTAREGEAYWLPKLKNGDRIFEGKADRMGFALSASGDKDAMKSLLPLVQEGKIKGEEAKNILLMLAGNGGQEEIDWLFEKAMQEKDQELLAGLSNSTEIVPRDANKLTELLGSKKPEERILGLDLAGTWKVKEMKDKVAGIASNPALDPAERHTASMALMAMGEIDEVIKQARGGKNLGVRATSAAAWASEKPGEAAMINASILGQIGSVDYAELLIGAYMNREEGPDILAQALKAKKLDPRIAAKGVSMVQSSGRDLQKLLGVLEAALPIENKKANPVLAKRSAFLASVEKEGNASKGAQIYKRPSLLCSTCHKLNGQGGKLGPDLSTLGTFSPTSGILESLLNPSDNIKQGYETVVLTRKDGTTVSGTLQRRSDTGAVIMDANNKIINVPNEEIAKLFISPISMMPAGLTNSLSEEELRDLLKYLSQLGK, from the coding sequence ATGAAAACTACTACGCTGTCTTTACTCGGCATTTGCCTTATATTTCTCGTTTCCTGCCAAAGTGGGCAATTGCCCGGGCAAAAAATTTCTTCAGATGCCCCTCAGGAATTGCAAACCAAATTCGTCGAACAAACCATAGGAATAGATGTAGATCTATATGCCTTTAGTTGGAAAAACTCTGCAGAGATTTCACAACAGAAGGCTTATCAGATTATAGTGGCTAGTGATAAAGCAAAACTTGCAGCTGGAATAGGAGATTTGTGGGACAGTGGAAAAAGGGCTAGTAGCCAGCATGAGGATATCATATATAGAGGACAGGAGTTAGCGCAAGGGAAAGAATATTTCTGGAAAGTCAAAGTCTGGGATCAGGCTAATACTTCCCTGGGCTACAGCCAGGCCGCTAGTTTTACGAGTGCTTCCTCAGGAAAAGAAAATCGGATCATTTTATTGGGGGGAAGTTTGGTCTCCCGCATGGAGAAATATGCATTTTTCGAGACAGCTCTAAATGCCGAATACCCCTATCAGAATCTCGTATTCAGAAATTTGGGATGGCCGGGTGATGATGTCGAAGGAACCGCTCGCTCTGAATTTGGCTCAGCCCATAATACCAAATCCTGGAAACCTCCCACTTCGGAGCAAGGATTTGGCTATGCAGAAATGAAAAATCAAGTGATAGAAGCCAATCCTTCAACAGTAATTTTTGCCTATGGGGCAGAAATGGCCTTCAAAGATGCTTCTGACGATTTTGATGCTTTCAAAAGAAACTATAGAAACCTCCTCAGGGTCATTGATTCTCTGGGGGCGAAGCTTATTTTACTTTCCCCTAATCCACATGAAGCCTTTGCTCATACAGAAAAGGAAATAGAGAAACGAAATGAGCGTTTGGCGAAAGCCCGTGATTTTATCCAGGAAGAAGCAAGGAAAGCAAACTATCCTTTCATTGACTTATTTGCCTATTTCAATAAGCGTCAAATGGGAGGAAGCTTTACGGAGAATGGCATTCATCTCAGTGAATCCGCCTATGCAGATATGGCCATGTTGATGCTCCAAAATCTGGGAATCAATGCCCAGGAGTCTTTCCAGTTGGAAATGGATGAACAGGGGAAAGTACAGGCATCTTCCGGCCTTTCCATCAATGACTTTACTCCTACTGCTACAGGCTATCGCTTCGACATCAAATCCGATAAACTCAGTCCCTATGCCAACTTGAAAGTTGATCGCGAACATTTGGTAAAGGTCGATGGTGAAGTAGTGAGAGAGAGAGAATTGGATGAAAGACTGTTTATCAAGCCCCAAAAAGCACAATGGGAAAAACTCAGAAGCACCATCATTGAAAAGAATCGTCTGCAAAGGTTGAGACTCAATCCCCTGAATAAAGCTTATATCTTTCTCTTTCGTCGTCATGAAATGGGACATCTGAGCAAGGAGATGGAAGACTTTGACCGGCTGGTACAGGAACAGGAAGAACTCATTACCAGATTAAAAATTCCACAAGAACATAGACTGGAAGTAGAAATCCTGGAAGCCTGGAAATCACCACAGGAATACAAGGAGTATTATGTGCCGAAAGAAGTTCCCATGCCAGATGTTTCAGAAGAATTGGCGGCTTTCACCATTCCGGAAGGATTTGAAATTAACCTTTTTGCCAAAGATCCCTGGATCGTGAATCCGATCAACCTTAACTGGGATAATCAAGGCCGGGCCTGGGTAGCTTCCAGTTCTACCTATCCCCAGATATTTCCAGGCAGAGAACCCAATGATCGCATTGTCATACTGGAAGATACAGATCAGGATGGAGTGGCAGATAAGCATACTGTTTTTGCTGAAGGGCTGGTTGTGCCTCATTCTGTTATGCCGGTTAAGGGAGGAGCTTATTTGTGTAATACATCTGAAGTATGGTTTTATGCCGATAAGGATGGGGATGATGTTGCAGATGAAAAGAGACTGGTCTATTCCGGTTTTGGGATTGCAGATATGCATCATACCATCCATGGATTTCGCTGGGCACCCTGGGGCGATCTTTACTTTACCCAATCCATATACATCAACAGCTTTATAGAAACAGCTTTTGGAAGTCGTCGCCTCAATGGAAGTGGTATATGGGAGTTTCGGCCTGAGACAGAAAGACTGGAAGTATTTAGCACAGGTATGGTAAATCCCTGGGGGCAGGCTTTTGATCAGTGGGGCCAGGCATTTGGAACGGATGGAGCTGGAGGAAGTGGGCCGCATTATCTTTTCCCCGGCGCAGCACATAATACCGCCGTAGGTGCTGCACGTGTTTTGCCAGGATTGATTCCCGGAAAACCCAAAAATACAGCTGCAGAAGTAGTCTACAGCGAACAGATGCCCGAAGGATGGCAAGGGAGCTTATTGGCAAATGACTATCGTGCAAACAGAACTGTCCGTTATCAACTCACCGAAAGTGGAAGTGGGTATAGCGCAGAAGAAGTAGAAACCGTGATACATTCCAGCCATCGATCCTACCGTCCCGTGGATATCAAAACAGGACCTGATGGGGCTATCTATATCATCGACTGGTACAATCCCATTATCGCTCATGGAGAAGTTGATTTTCACCATCCGATGCGGGATAAGTCGCATGGAAGGATTTGGAGATTGACCCGGAAAGGGAATTCCAGCAAGCCTTTTCCCCAAATAAAAGGAGTAGGAGTGGCCCATCTTCTGGATTCTCTCAAATCCAATTCCCAACTCACTCGCCTCATGGCCAATCGGGAACTGGTTGAGCAAGGACTTCGTGCAGACAAACTCATGTTCTGGGTGATGCGTCAAGATAAAAAGCATCCTCGCTATGAACATCATTTACTGGAAGCCCTTTGGCTACACGCTGCTATTAATGTTCCCCATAAAAAATTGATCGACCGTTTGCTGGACGCAAAAGATCATCATATTCGGGCGGCTGCTACAAGAATGTTGGGACACTGGAAAGAGGAGATAGAAGGCATGGATCTGCTGGCGAAAGTAATCAGAGATGAACATCCGCAGGTGAGATTGGAAGCGGTACATGTGCTGCGGGAGATGGGCAATTTTGCAGCCGTGGAAATGGCCATGCAAGCCGTGGATTTGCCAATGGATGAAAACCTTGATTTTGCCCTTTGGAACACGGCCAGAGAAGGAGAAGCCTATTGGTTACCGAAACTAAAAAACGGAGATCGAATTTTTGAAGGGAAGGCTGATAGAATGGGTTTTGCCCTAAGTGCCAGTGGAGATAAAGATGCGATGAAGTCTCTGCTTCCTTTGGTACAAGAAGGGAAGATCAAAGGAGAGGAAGCGAAAAACATCTTACTCATGCTCGCCGGAAATGGAGGACAGGAAGAAATAGACTGGTTATTTGAGAAGGCTATGCAGGAGAAAGACCAGGAGCTATTAGCGGGACTGTCAAACTCTACTGAGATTGTTCCCCGAGATGCTAATAAACTCACAGAATTGCTCGGAAGTAAGAAGCCAGAAGAACGAATATTAGGGCTTGATTTGGCGGGTACCTGGAAAGTAAAAGAGATGAAGGATAAAGTTGCGGGTATAGCCTCCAATCCCGCTCTTGATCCTGCAGAAAGACATACAGCTTCTATGGCATTGATGGCCATGGGAGAAATAGATGAAGTAATCAAACAGGCTCGTGGAGGAAAGAACCTGGGCGTAAGAGCAACAAGTGCTGCCGCCTGGGCCAGCGAAAAGCCCGGAGAGGCAGCCATGATCAATGCCAGTATATTAGGCCAGATAGGTTCAGTCGATTATGCAGAATTGCTTATTGGAGCCTATATGAATCGGGAAGAAGGACCGGATATCCTCGCACAGGCTCTGAAAGCTAAAAAACTTGATCCGAGGATCGCTGCTAAAGGAGTCAGTATGGTACAATCTTCCGGCCGAGACCTGCAAAAATTGTTAGGAGTTCTTGAAGCTGCCTTGCCCATAGAAAATAAAAAGGCCAATCCTGTACTTGCTAAAAGATCTGCTTTTCTGGCAAGTGTTGAAAAAGAGGGAAATGCCAGTAAAGGAGCACAAATCTATAAGCGTCCTAGCCTCCTTTGTTCTACTTGTCATAAACTCAATGGCCAAGGAGGAAAGCTGGGACCTGATCTGAGTACCCTGGGGACTTTTAGCCCGACATCTGGCATATTGGAATCGCTTCTGAATCCTAGCGATAACATCAAACAAGGCTATGAGACAGTGGTCCTAACCCGAAAGGATGGAACAACGGTCAGTGGTACGCTACAAAGGAGGAGTGATACAGGAGCGGTGATCATGGATGCCAATAATAAAATCATTAATGTACCCAATGAAGAAATCGCGAAATTATTCATAAGTCCGATTTCTATGATGCCAGCAGGATTGACAAACTCCCTTTCTGAAGAAGAGCTGCGGGATTTGCTGAAGTATTTATCTCAGTTGGGTAAGTAA
- a CDS encoding glucose 1-dehydrogenase — protein sequence MDRIKNRFNLEGKVAIVTGSSKGIGEAIARGLAEFGAKVIISSRKQEAVDEVASAFKADGLEAHGIACHVGDEEQLKALVEATVAKYGGVDIVVNNAATNPFFGPLTQVDGATFEKIMNTNVKSCHLLGNMVQPIMKSRGGGSIINISSVGGLKAPDMIAIYGVSKAALIMLTQVQAKEWGPDGIRVNAICPGLIKTKFSAALWQNEQMLKAVERNFPSRRIGEADEIAGMAVFLASDASSYSTGGAFTADGGLLLAG from the coding sequence ATGGACAGGATAAAAAACCGATTTAATTTAGAAGGTAAAGTCGCTATCGTCACCGGTTCCTCCAAAGGGATTGGAGAAGCCATTGCCAGAGGCCTGGCAGAATTTGGAGCTAAAGTAATCATTAGCAGTCGCAAGCAAGAGGCTGTAGATGAAGTAGCTTCTGCGTTTAAAGCCGATGGACTGGAGGCTCACGGAATTGCTTGTCATGTAGGAGATGAGGAGCAATTGAAAGCCCTGGTGGAAGCTACAGTAGCTAAATATGGAGGAGTAGATATAGTGGTAAACAATGCAGCTACTAATCCTTTCTTTGGTCCCCTTACCCAGGTGGATGGAGCTACTTTCGAGAAGATCATGAACACCAATGTAAAATCCTGTCATTTACTGGGAAATATGGTGCAGCCTATCATGAAAAGTCGGGGCGGAGGTTCGATCATCAATATCTCATCTGTTGGAGGATTAAAGGCTCCGGATATGATTGCGATTTATGGGGTTAGTAAAGCTGCTCTCATTATGCTTACTCAGGTTCAGGCCAAAGAATGGGGTCCGGATGGTATACGCGTAAACGCCATTTGTCCGGGATTGATCAAAACAAAATTTAGCGCAGCCCTTTGGCAAAACGAACAAATGCTCAAAGCCGTAGAGCGCAACTTCCCTTCCCGCCGCATAGGTGAAGCAGATGAAATTGCGGGTATGGCAGTATTCCTGGCTTCTGATGCTTCCAGCTATAGCACAGGAGGAGCCTTCACTGCTGATGGAGGACTTTTATTGGCAGGTTAA
- a CDS encoding phosphoglycerate mutase family protein, with amino-acid sequence MSRLLLIRHAQASFFSDNYDQLSEKGFLQARLLGEHLASERRIFDTVYSGPLRRQLQTLETVRQVYKEAKLPFPQKEIILAELSEHSGSSVMRSLMPQFKTVDPIFQAFEPEVDRAPQDQIKHFLKAFHHFLRIWAKDELGFPHPVDIENWKEFRARVDSGMQKMMAENQAGENIIAFSSAGAVSASVGFALNMKDQEKVVGLGGQVRNSAITEYVFSSSKINLHAFNRSPHLQSEELITHI; translated from the coding sequence ATGAGCCGCCTCTTACTCATACGACACGCACAAGCCTCTTTTTTCTCCGATAATTATGACCAATTATCGGAGAAAGGCTTTTTACAGGCTCGCTTATTGGGAGAACACTTGGCAAGCGAAAGAAGAATCTTTGATACGGTTTATTCAGGTCCGCTTCGTCGGCAATTGCAAACGCTTGAAACAGTAAGACAAGTGTATAAGGAAGCCAAACTTCCCTTTCCCCAAAAAGAAATCATTTTAGCAGAACTCAGTGAACATTCGGGTTCTAGTGTGATGCGGAGCCTGATGCCGCAATTCAAAACCGTAGATCCTATTTTTCAGGCCTTTGAACCAGAAGTTGACAGAGCTCCACAAGATCAGATCAAACATTTCCTTAAAGCTTTTCATCATTTCCTCAGAATATGGGCGAAAGATGAACTGGGATTTCCGCATCCGGTCGATATTGAGAATTGGAAGGAATTCAGAGCCCGCGTGGATAGTGGTATGCAAAAAATGATGGCTGAAAATCAAGCAGGTGAAAACATCATTGCATTCAGTTCTGCTGGAGCTGTTTCTGCCAGTGTGGGATTTGCCTTAAATATGAAGGATCAGGAGAAAGTAGTCGGATTAGGGGGACAGGTTCGGAATAGTGCTATCACGGAATATGTTTTTTCGAGTTCTAAAATCAACTTACATGCTTTTAATCGGAGTCCTCATTTACAGTCTGAGGAGTTGATTACACATATTTAG